AGATGTTTGGAGACGACGTGTGCATCCGGGGTGAAGTGCGTTATCAATAACAGGAAGCTTTGTCTCCGGATGCTGTAACGTTATCTTCCTTTTTACGGCAGACTATTTCCGTTTTTCTTCTGGAATTCCGTTTCAGATCCTGGTGAGCCTGCCATTTGACCATCTCTTTCATCATTGCCTGGTGCCTGTCGTTGCTTTCTTTCTGCAGGACAATTAATATGGCATGGACCATGCCGGGAATGTATCCGACAAGGCAAAGGATGATATTGAGGGTAAAGCTTCCGCATCCTCCATAAGCCAGTGCCATGGAAGGCGGCAGCAAAATGGCCAGAACGTACCGCATGATGTAATGATCATATGTCGTTTTCTATAGATCAACAAGCACAATGATTTTTATCTTCGCGTGCTGAAGATTTCCAAGACAGGAAATTTCACGCGGAAAAAGTAACGCGAATGCTGTTTATCTGTTCCGTTTCTTCAAATAGACAAGCAGAAGCGCTATATCCGCCGGAGTAATGCCAGGAATGCGGGAAGCCTGTCCTATGGTGGCAGGACGTATTTTACCCAGCTTGATGACGGCTT
This genomic stretch from Akkermansia biwaensis harbors:
- a CDS encoding YqaE/Pmp3 family membrane protein — its product is MRYVLAILLPPSMALAYGGCGSFTLNIILCLVGYIPGMVHAILIVLQKESNDRHQAMMKEMVKWQAHQDLKRNSRRKTEIVCRKKEDNVTASGDKASCY